The region ACTTTACATTCATAAATTTCTTACCTTTTATTCCAAATTTGGGCTTGTTGAATTACATCCAAGCCCTTGGTGATGGGGACGATTCCCCTTTGTTGGATGGTCGATgctttttcaaaacctaaaaatttCAAAGGGCAAATTGGTAATTTACACAACGGTGAATTTGGTGATTTAACAATAACAATATGTGGTTGTGCAATTAGATGATGTAGTACCATATGCGTATATGCCTCTCAGGAGATTTTCTTGGAGACCCATGGCATCAAAACTGTCATAGACTTCATGATATAATGTAAAGAAGTCTTGTCCATCAGTTGAAAGCCTAAAATAATGATTAAAAAGTGTTACATTGGAAAGTTTTAACTTTAAATTGAATCAGTTGAATAGTAAGTAGCTGCTAAAATCTGAATGAGTCTTACAACTCGCTCATCTTGGAGTCAAATTGGCGTGCATCGGATTGGGATCCTTCTGGTGCTATGCCTGCCATGCCTGCAAAGATTAACCATGATTGTTAAAGCAGTAAACAATTTGTAACTCGAAGATATGAGCATGTGTCCTTATAGTCATAGGCATAAAAAAAGCACTAACATGGCTTGAAAAGTTACCAATAGCCTAAAAAAGGGAACATGACTTCTGAAAATATCTGTCTTGCCTAGATTTCTATTTTCTATCTGAATTGGGTGTTCGTTGTCTAGTCACATGAATGTAGGTTGTGAGTGTGAATGTGTATGTATATAATGGTCAATGTTACTTAAAATTACTCAATGGTTTTTTATGAGAAAAACGAAAATGGTGTTGTACAGAGCATAGTCACTGTACAGATACCCTTGTAAACCGATGTACTTGTGGTCTAGTGGAACCTTGGTACTTCGACGCTGCCAGGCGAGAAATTGATTAAATATAAACGATTTAAGAAACATGGTTTTTAGGGGTTACAGATGGATGATGGTGCCGATGGTGAGCGCCAAAGGCT is a window of Lactuca sativa cultivar Salinas chromosome 1, Lsat_Salinas_v11, whole genome shotgun sequence DNA encoding:
- the LOC111917426 gene encoding eukaryotic initiation factor 4A-15 — translated: MAGIAPEGSQSDARQFDSKMSELLSTDGQDFFTLYHEVYDSFDAMGLQENLLRGIYAYGFEKASTIQQRGIVPITKGLDVIQQAQIWNKRLRTWYTREK